The proteins below come from a single Candidatus Methylomirabilis tolerans genomic window:
- the argF gene encoding ornithine carbamoyltransferase: MKKDLLSISDLTASEIDSLFVLTADLKAQQRKGIAHPLLPGKTLGMIFEKPSLRTRVTFEVGMAQLGGRAIYLAPTDIQVGKRETVKDVAKNLERWVDGIVARTFTHQTVEELARHAAIPVINGLSDLTHPCQILADLFTLQEKCGMLHGVKVAYIGDGNNVCHSWLYGAAKIGIDLNVACPEGYEPDAGIVAASRQEAEASGGRITLLNDVRAAAEGADVLYTDVWTSMGQEAEAAKRRHDFRGFQVDAALVRLAKPDVLVMHCLPAHRGEEITDEVLDGPHSIVYDEAENRLHVQKAILVTLLGHHTP, from the coding sequence ATGAAAAAGGATCTTCTGTCGATCAGTGATCTGACAGCCTCAGAGATCGACTCACTGTTTGTTCTCACTGCCGACCTGAAAGCGCAGCAGCGTAAGGGGATCGCCCACCCACTGTTGCCCGGTAAGACACTGGGCATGATCTTCGAGAAGCCGTCGCTCAGGACTCGAGTGACCTTTGAGGTCGGAATGGCCCAGTTGGGCGGCCGCGCTATCTATTTGGCCCCGACTGACATTCAGGTGGGAAAACGGGAAACCGTCAAGGATGTGGCGAAAAATCTCGAACGATGGGTGGATGGGATTGTAGCGCGAACATTTACCCACCAGACCGTCGAAGAACTGGCCCGCCATGCGGCTATCCCGGTCATCAATGGACTGAGCGACCTGACTCACCCGTGCCAGATTCTTGCGGATCTTTTTACCCTTCAGGAAAAGTGCGGCATGCTGCACGGCGTGAAGGTTGCCTACATCGGTGACGGCAATAACGTCTGTCATTCATGGCTGTACGGTGCGGCGAAGATCGGAATTGATCTCAACGTGGCCTGCCCCGAAGGGTACGAGCCGGACGCTGGTATCGTGGCTGCCTCTCGCCAGGAGGCTGAAGCCTCCGGTGGACGCATTACGTTGCTGAACGATGTGAGGGCTGCGGCGGAGGGAGCCGATGTTCTGTACACCGATGTCTGGACCAGCATGGGCCAGGAGGCAGAGGCGGCGAAGCGGCGGCATGACTTCCGGGGATTTCAGGTCGATGCGGCGCTGGTCCGACTGGCCAAACCCGACGTCCTGGTCATGCACTGCCTGCCTGCCCACCGCGGCGAAGAGATTACCGACGAGGTCCTCGATGGCCCGCATTCGATCGTGTACGACGAGGCCGAGAACCGATTGCATGTCCAGAAAGCGATCCTGGTGACGCTATTGGGACATCACACACCGTAA
- a CDS encoding aspartate aminotransferase family protein, whose translation MTVTDELITQTACYLVNTYARFPIVLVKGSGARVWDAEGKSYLDCAAGIAVDILGHCHPKMVEAIRAQAELLLHVSNLYFIEPQIRLARALSEHSFGGQAFFCNSGAEANEAAIKLARRYAKARWSSDRYEIVCMRDSFHGRTMATVTATGQEKYSQGFEPLLSGFKHIPFNDLPAAERAIDSRTCAVLVEPIQGEGGVRVPDDAYLPGLRRLCSEREVLLILDEVQTGMGRTGRLFAYEHSRIEPDIMTLAKGLGGGLPIGAMLAKGAVAGAFVPGSHASTFGGNPFITAVAHAVLAEIIDAQLPERAAKTGAYFLGRLRELAARYSFVKDARGKGLMLAMELSVPAKPIVARCLERGLLILIAGDQVLRFVPPLIIGEAEVDEAIQILDLVLAEKSS comes from the coding sequence ATGACCGTAACCGACGAACTGATTACGCAGACGGCTTGCTACCTGGTCAACACCTATGCCCGCTTTCCGATCGTGCTGGTAAAGGGGAGCGGTGCCAGGGTCTGGGACGCTGAGGGCAAGTCATACCTTGACTGTGCCGCCGGCATCGCCGTAGATATCCTGGGCCACTGTCACCCTAAAATGGTGGAGGCCATCAGGGCGCAGGCGGAACTGCTGCTGCACGTTTCGAACCTCTACTTCATCGAGCCGCAGATTCGGTTGGCCCGTGCATTGAGCGAACACTCATTTGGCGGTCAGGCCTTTTTCTGCAATAGCGGAGCAGAGGCGAACGAGGCGGCGATCAAGTTGGCTCGCCGCTATGCCAAAGCGCGGTGGAGCTCCGACCGGTACGAGATCGTCTGTATGCGGGACTCATTCCACGGCCGGACGATGGCGACGGTGACCGCCACCGGTCAGGAGAAGTACAGCCAAGGCTTCGAGCCGCTCTTGTCGGGCTTCAAGCACATTCCCTTCAATGACCTGCCGGCGGCGGAGCGGGCGATCGATTCGAGGACCTGTGCCGTACTGGTTGAGCCGATCCAGGGCGAGGGAGGGGTGCGGGTGCCGGATGATGCATATCTGCCAGGACTCCGGAGGCTCTGTTCGGAACGGGAGGTCCTCCTGATCCTGGATGAGGTCCAGACGGGGATGGGGCGGACCGGGCGGCTCTTTGCCTACGAGCACTCCCGGATCGAGCCGGACATTATGACGCTCGCCAAGGGACTTGGGGGAGGGTTGCCGATCGGCGCCATGCTGGCGAAGGGGGCCGTAGCAGGTGCTTTCGTTCCGGGCAGCCATGCGTCAACCTTCGGCGGCAACCCGTTTATCACGGCTGTCGCCCACGCGGTGCTGGCGGAGATCATCGACGCGCAATTGCCTGAGCGAGCGGCCAAGACCGGCGCGTACTTCCTGGGCCGTCTGCGGGAATTAGCTGCTCGATATTCTTTCGTGAAAGATGCCCGTGGTAAGGGGCTGATGCTCGCCATGGAGCTGAGCGTGCCGGCCAAGCCGATCGTCGCACGGTGCTTGGAGCGCGGCTTGCTGATCCTGATCGCGGGCGATCAGGTCCTCCGTTTTGTCCCGCCGCTGATTATCGGCGAGGCCGAAGTGGATGAGGCGATACAGATTCTCGATCTGGTGCTGGCGGAGAAATCGTCATGA